The following are from one region of the Streptomyces changanensis genome:
- a CDS encoding glycoside hydrolase family 43 protein, whose protein sequence is MTALFGDPVLPGFRPDPSVCRVGADYYLVTSSFEWFPGLPLFHSRDLVNWRRLGSALDRPSQLDLDGCEPSRGLFAPTIRHHDGVFHLVCTLMDGPGHFVVTAIDPAGPWSKPQRLEGEGFDPSLFFDDGPEGGDGRAWFTAARVLDEAAGRTEIWMREYLPRERRLTGPEYVLWSGSRPGARWSEAPHLYRIDGTCLLLTAEGGTGVDHSVVAARADHVTGPYEGAPGNPVLPPATGPVTCTGHADLVQTPYGDWRAVLLGVRPGSAIGRETFLSRVTWSDGWPVFSPVGHTSPRRRLHDDFAALSADWSTLGTPRAPFWTTGDGLRLQLRPERLGERTVPSLLARPQEQHDCDVSTELHFTPAAAGEQAGLAVVLDDDAHLLLLRTTEGLVLRHGSDVLAGVPVRPGPLRLGVRVRGFSHTFRHAAPDGAWQDLAAVEATFLTPLFTSVQLGVYATSDGRPSTNRARFTWFDITYPHRREPAGTGGTAEAPAGGARHVMPPANRRQR, encoded by the coding sequence GTGACCGCGCTGTTCGGTGATCCTGTGCTGCCCGGTTTCCGGCCCGACCCGTCCGTGTGCCGGGTGGGAGCGGACTACTACCTGGTGACGTCCAGCTTCGAATGGTTCCCCGGCCTTCCCTTGTTCCACAGCCGCGATCTCGTGAACTGGCGGCGTCTCGGCTCCGCGCTCGACCGGCCGTCCCAGCTCGATCTCGACGGGTGTGAGCCCTCGCGCGGCCTGTTCGCCCCCACGATCAGGCACCATGACGGGGTCTTCCATCTCGTCTGCACGCTGATGGACGGCCCCGGCCATTTCGTCGTCACGGCGATCGACCCGGCGGGACCGTGGTCGAAACCGCAGCGGCTGGAGGGCGAGGGGTTCGACCCGTCGCTGTTCTTCGACGACGGGCCGGAGGGCGGTGACGGCCGTGCCTGGTTCACCGCCGCCCGCGTCCTGGACGAGGCCGCCGGCCGCACCGAGATCTGGATGCGCGAGTACCTTCCCCGCGAGCGTCGGCTCACGGGACCCGAGTACGTCCTGTGGTCGGGAAGCCGGCCGGGCGCCCGCTGGTCGGAGGCCCCGCACCTCTACAGGATCGACGGCACCTGTCTCCTGCTCACCGCGGAGGGCGGCACCGGTGTGGACCACAGTGTGGTGGCCGCCCGCGCCGACCACGTGACCGGCCCGTACGAGGGCGCACCCGGCAACCCGGTGCTGCCTCCCGCCACGGGCCCGGTCACCTGCACCGGGCACGCCGACCTCGTCCAGACCCCGTACGGCGACTGGCGGGCCGTCCTCTTGGGCGTCCGCCCGGGCTCCGCCATCGGCCGCGAGACCTTCCTCAGCAGGGTCACCTGGAGCGACGGCTGGCCGGTCTTCTCCCCGGTCGGCCACACGAGCCCTCGCCGCCGTCTCCACGACGACTTCGCCGCCCTCTCCGCCGACTGGAGCACCCTGGGCACCCCACGCGCGCCGTTCTGGACCACCGGTGACGGGCTCCGCCTCCAGCTCCGCCCCGAACGCCTCGGCGAACGCACCGTCCCGTCCCTCCTGGCCCGCCCCCAGGAACAACACGACTGCGACGTGTCCACCGAACTGCACTTCACCCCCGCCGCAGCAGGCGAACAGGCCGGCCTCGCCGTGGTCCTCGACGACGACGCCCACCTCCTCCTCCTTCGCACCACGGAAGGACTCGTCCTCCGTCACGGGTCTGACGTCCTGGCCGGCGTTCCCGTCCGCCCGGGCCCCCTTCGTCTGGGAGTCCGCGTCCGCGGCTTCAGCCACACCTTCCGCCACGCGGCACCCGACGGCGCCTGGCAGGACCTGGCCGCCGTCGAAGCCACCTTCCTCACTCCGCTGTTCACCAGCGTCCAGCTCGGCGTCTACGCCACGTCCGACGGCCGTCCCTCCACCAATCGAGCCCGTTTCACATGGTTCGACATCACGTATCCGCACCGGCGGGAACCGGCGGGAACCGGCGGGACAGCAGAGGCGCCGGCGGGCGGCGCCCGCCACGTGATGCCGCCGGCGAACCGGCGGCAGCGGTAG
- a CDS encoding endo-1,4-beta-xylanase: protein MRSHVIRPSTLRRKIGGMCAALIVGVLGSATVLVAPPASEAAESTLGRAAAQSGRYFGTAIASGRLNDSTYTTIAAREFTSVTAENEMKIDATQPQQGRFDFTAADRVHNWAVQNGKQVRGHTLAWHSQQPAWMQSLSGSALRQAMINHINGVMAHYKGKIAQWDVVNEAFADGPSGARRDSNLQRTGNDWIEVAFRAARAADPAAKLCYNDYNVENWTWAKTQAMYAMVRDFKQRGVPIDCVGFQAHFNSDSPYNSNFRTTLQNFAALGVDVAITELDIQGASATTYANVTNDCLAVPRCLGITVWGVRDTDSWRPQHSPLLFNGDGSKKPAYTSVLNALNAVSPTPTPTPSPGSGQIRGVASGRCLDVPGGSTTDGIQLQLWDCGNGANQQWTHTATGELRVYGDKCLDAAGTGNGAKVQIYRCWGGDNQKWRLGSDGSIVGVQSGLCLDAAANGTTNGTLIQLYSCWNGANQRWTRT, encoded by the coding sequence ATGCGCTCACACGTCATTCGGCCGTCCACTCTCCGCAGAAAGATCGGCGGTATGTGCGCGGCACTGATCGTCGGCGTCCTCGGTTCGGCCACGGTCCTGGTGGCGCCGCCGGCCTCCGAGGCGGCCGAGAGCACGCTCGGCCGCGCGGCGGCCCAGAGCGGCCGCTACTTCGGCACCGCCATCGCCTCGGGAAGGCTCAACGACTCGACGTACACGACGATCGCGGCCCGTGAGTTCACCTCGGTGACCGCCGAGAACGAGATGAAGATCGACGCTACCCAACCGCAGCAGGGGAGGTTCGACTTCACCGCCGCCGACCGCGTCCACAACTGGGCGGTGCAGAACGGCAAGCAGGTGCGTGGCCACACCCTGGCCTGGCACTCCCAGCAGCCCGCCTGGATGCAGAGCCTCAGCGGCAGCGCCCTGCGTCAGGCGATGATCAACCACATCAACGGCGTGATGGCCCACTACAAGGGCAAGATCGCCCAGTGGGACGTCGTGAACGAGGCGTTCGCCGACGGCCCCTCGGGAGCCCGGCGCGACTCCAACCTGCAGCGCACCGGCAACGACTGGATCGAGGTCGCCTTCCGCGCCGCGCGCGCCGCGGACCCGGCCGCCAAGCTCTGCTACAACGACTACAACGTCGAGAACTGGACCTGGGCCAAGACGCAGGCCATGTACGCCATGGTCCGGGACTTCAAGCAGCGCGGCGTGCCCATCGACTGCGTCGGCTTCCAGGCGCACTTCAACAGCGACAGCCCGTACAACAGCAACTTCCGCACCACCCTGCAGAACTTCGCCGCCCTCGGCGTCGACGTGGCCATCACGGAACTCGACATCCAGGGCGCCTCGGCCACCACCTACGCCAACGTGACCAACGACTGCCTGGCCGTCCCGCGCTGCCTCGGCATCACCGTCTGGGGGGTACGCGACACCGACTCCTGGCGACCGCAGCACTCGCCCCTGCTGTTCAACGGCGACGGCAGCAAGAAGCCCGCTTACACGTCCGTCCTCAACGCCCTCAACGCCGTCTCCCCCACCCCCACCCCGACGCCCTCCCCCGGCTCCGGACAGATCAGGGGAGTCGCCTCGGGCCGGTGCCTGGACGTGCCCGGAGGCAGTACGACCGACGGCATCCAGCTCCAGCTGTGGGACTGCGGCAACGGCGCCAACCAGCAGTGGACCCACACCGCCACGGGCGAGCTCAGGGTCTACGGTGACAAGTGCCTGGACGCCGCCGGCACCGGTAACGGAGCCAAGGTGCAGATCTACCGCTGCTGGGGCGGCGACAACCAGAAGTGGCGCCTCGGCTCCGACGGTTCCATCGTCGGCGTCCAGTCCGGCCTCTGCCTCGACGCCGCCGCCAACGGCACCACCAACGGCACCCTGATCCAGCTCTACTCCTGCTGGAACGGTGCCAACCAGCGCTGGACCCGCACCTGA
- a CDS encoding glycoside hydrolase family 6 protein — MRRTVRALVTALAALPLALAVAPPAQAADPTTMTSGFYVDPNSSAKQWVAANAGDGRAPAINTSLANTPTARWFGAWSGTIGTATGAYVGAADHADKLPVLVAYNIHLRDSCGGHSGGGASSPSAYATWIAQFAGGIADRPAVVVLEPDSLADYGCLNPTQVRERQGMISGALAEFNRQAPNTWVYLDAGNPGWVSAATMAQRLHEAGLRQARGFSLNVSNYYTTAQNTAYGNAVNSALAARYGYTKPFVVDTSRNGNGSNGEWCNAAGRRIGTPTQMGGGAEMLLWIKAPGESDGNCGVGTGSSAGQFLPEAAYRMIYGY; from the coding sequence ATGCGCCGCACAGTCCGCGCCCTCGTCACCGCCCTTGCCGCGCTGCCACTGGCGCTCGCCGTCGCGCCGCCCGCCCAGGCGGCGGACCCCACCACCATGACCAGCGGCTTCTACGTGGACCCGAACTCCAGCGCGAAGCAGTGGGTCGCCGCCAACGCCGGTGACGGCCGGGCGCCCGCCATCAACACGTCCCTGGCCAACACGCCCACGGCCCGCTGGTTCGGCGCCTGGAGCGGCACCATCGGCACCGCCACGGGTGCGTACGTCGGGGCGGCGGACCACGCGGACAAGCTGCCCGTCCTGGTCGCCTACAACATCCACCTCCGAGACTCGTGCGGCGGGCACTCCGGAGGCGGGGCATCGTCGCCCTCCGCCTACGCGACCTGGATCGCGCAGTTCGCCGGCGGGATCGCCGACCGCCCGGCCGTCGTCGTCCTCGAACCCGACTCTCTCGCGGACTACGGCTGCCTGAACCCGACCCAGGTCCGCGAACGTCAGGGCATGATCAGCGGCGCCCTCGCCGAGTTCAACCGTCAGGCGCCCAACACCTGGGTCTACCTCGACGCGGGCAACCCCGGCTGGGTGAGCGCGGCGACGATGGCCCAGCGCCTCCACGAGGCGGGCCTCCGCCAGGCCCGCGGTTTCTCCCTCAACGTCTCGAACTACTACACCACCGCCCAGAACACCGCCTACGGCAACGCCGTCAACAGCGCACTCGCCGCCCGCTACGGCTACACCAAACCGTTCGTCGTCGACACCAGCCGCAACGGCAACGGCTCCAACGGCGAGTGGTGCAACGCCGCGGGCCGCCGCATCGGCACCCCCACCCAGATGGGAGGCGGCGCCGAGATGCTGCTGTGGATCAAGGCACCGGGCGAGTCCGACGGCAACTGCGGCGTCGGCACCGGCTCCTCGGCCGGTCAGTTCCTCCCGGAGGCCGCCTACAGGATGATCTACGGCTACTGA
- a CDS encoding secondary thiamine-phosphate synthase enzyme YjbQ: MSDAFTTRTLRIATGHREVVHDLTEDCASFLNEVAAGRDGLLNVFTPHATTGVAVLETGSGSDDDLLATLHTLLPADDRWQHRHGSPGHGRDHVLPALVPPHATLPVIDGRMALGTWQSVCLVDTNKDNPERQVRLSFLG; this comes from the coding sequence ATGAGCGACGCATTCACCACCCGAACGCTGCGGATCGCCACCGGACACCGCGAGGTCGTCCACGACCTGACGGAGGACTGCGCGTCCTTCCTGAACGAGGTCGCGGCGGGCCGGGACGGCCTGCTGAACGTCTTCACGCCCCACGCCACGACCGGCGTGGCCGTCCTGGAGACCGGCTCCGGCAGCGACGACGACCTGCTGGCCACCCTGCACACCCTGCTGCCCGCGGACGACCGCTGGCAGCACCGCCACGGCAGCCCCGGCCACGGCCGCGACCACGTCCTGCCCGCCCTCGTCCCGCCCCACGCGACCCTCCCGGTGATCGACGGCCGCATGGCGCTGGGCACCTGGCAGTCGGTCTGCCTGGTGGACACCAACAAGGACAACCCGGAGCGGCAGGTACGGCTGTCGTTCCTCGGGTAG
- a CDS encoding FAD-dependent oxidoreductase, whose product MNGFEVRDVRDVDVVVVGAGQAGLSAAYHLRRAGYEPDRDVVVLDHAPRPGGAWQFRWPSLTYGKVHGMYALPGMELTGADAGRPSAEVIGEYFARYEEAFALRVHRPVHVAAVRDGGDGRLRVETSEGVYAARALINATGTWDRPFWPRYPGQETFRGRQLHTADYPGPEPFAGRRVVVVGGGASGTQHLMEIADVAAETTWVTRREPVFREGSFGEAEGRAAVALVEERVRQGLPPRSVVSVTGLPLNDAVRAARERGVLDRLPMFDRITPTGVAWDPAPAAAAGGGGRPVAGRAVDADVILWATGFRAAVDHLAPLRLREPGGGIRLDGTRAVRDPRVHLVGYGPSASTIGANRAGRAAVRDVRRLLERPAGGAVVSGLGGTLAPGLGRASGTGGSVADLADGADGTAGDAGGGATGTARDAADMGAADGAVVGAGDGGAAVGGALVGAGRARAGA is encoded by the coding sequence GTGAACGGTTTCGAGGTGCGGGACGTGCGGGACGTGGACGTGGTCGTCGTGGGGGCCGGGCAGGCGGGGTTGTCCGCCGCCTACCACCTGCGGCGCGCCGGGTACGAGCCGGACCGTGACGTGGTCGTCCTCGACCACGCGCCGCGGCCGGGCGGCGCCTGGCAGTTCCGGTGGCCGTCGCTCACGTACGGCAAGGTGCACGGCATGTACGCGCTGCCCGGCATGGAACTGACCGGGGCCGACGCGGGGCGCCCGTCCGCGGAGGTGATCGGGGAGTACTTCGCCCGGTACGAGGAGGCGTTCGCCCTGCGCGTGCACCGGCCCGTGCACGTGGCGGCGGTGCGGGACGGCGGGGACGGCCGGCTGCGCGTCGAGACGTCCGAGGGCGTGTACGCGGCGCGGGCCCTGATCAACGCCACCGGTACGTGGGACCGCCCGTTCTGGCCGCGCTACCCCGGGCAGGAGACGTTCCGCGGGCGGCAGCTGCACACGGCGGACTACCCGGGTCCCGAGCCGTTCGCCGGGCGGCGGGTCGTCGTGGTGGGCGGCGGTGCCTCCGGCACCCAGCACCTCATGGAGATCGCGGACGTGGCGGCGGAGACGACGTGGGTGACCCGCCGCGAGCCGGTCTTCCGCGAGGGGTCCTTCGGCGAGGCGGAGGGGCGGGCGGCCGTCGCCCTGGTGGAGGAGCGGGTGCGGCAGGGGCTGCCGCCGCGCAGCGTGGTGAGCGTGACCGGGCTGCCGCTGAACGACGCGGTCCGTGCGGCGCGGGAGCGGGGCGTCCTGGACCGGCTGCCGATGTTCGACCGGATCACCCCGACGGGCGTGGCGTGGGACCCCGCGCCGGCCGCGGCCGCGGGCGGCGGTGGGCGGCCCGTGGCGGGGCGGGCGGTGGACGCGGACGTGATCCTGTGGGCGACCGGCTTCCGGGCGGCCGTCGACCACCTCGCGCCGCTGCGGCTGCGCGAGCCGGGCGGCGGCATACGGCTGGACGGCACCCGGGCCGTGCGCGACCCGCGGGTCCACCTCGTGGGGTACGGACCTTCGGCGTCCACCATCGGGGCCAACCGCGCCGGGCGCGCCGCCGTCCGCGACGTCCGGCGGCTGCTGGAGCGGCCGGCCGGCGGGGCGGTCGTGTCGGGGCTCGGCGGGACGCTCGCGCCAGGGCTCGGCAGGGCGTCGGGTACCGGCGGGTCCGTGGCCGACCTGGCCGACGGTGCCGACGGGACTGCCGGGGACGCGGGTGGCGGGGCCACCGGGACGGCGCGTGACGCGGCTGACATGGGTGCCGCCGACGGGGCCGTTGTGGGCGCCGGCGACGGTGGGGCCGCGGTGGGTGGAGCGCTCGTCGGTGCGGGGCGGGCGCGGGCGGGCGCGTGA
- the mltG gene encoding endolytic transglycosylase MltG, translating to MRFPIPRKSRRRHRRPRLTRRGRLALITGVLALVAAGTLVPLLLMREPAPPPREETRHLLIPEGWRSTQVYEAVDKALGVPPGTTRATAAAPGLGLPAAARGNPEGFLFPATYPVVDATTPRGLLRYMVTTAGERFGTSRVTQGAQRSSLSLYETVTIASIVQAEADTVEDMGKVARVIHNRLARGMPLQMDSTLNYALGRSTLDTSHADTRIDSPYNTYVGTGLPPTPIGNPGEQAVHAAIDPPPGDWLYFVTVRPGDTRFTDDYAEQQRNVEEFNAHRRSATP from the coding sequence ATGAGGTTCCCGATCCCGAGGAAGTCCCGCCGCAGACACCGACGGCCGCGCCTGACGCGTCGTGGCCGACTGGCACTGATCACCGGTGTGCTCGCCCTCGTCGCGGCGGGCACCCTGGTGCCCCTGCTCCTCATGCGCGAGCCCGCCCCGCCGCCGCGCGAAGAGACCCGGCACCTGCTCATCCCGGAGGGCTGGCGCTCCACGCAGGTCTACGAGGCGGTCGACAAGGCCCTCGGCGTGCCGCCCGGCACCACCCGGGCCACCGCCGCGGCACCGGGACTCGGTCTGCCCGCCGCCGCCCGGGGGAACCCCGAGGGGTTCCTCTTCCCGGCCACGTACCCGGTCGTGGACGCCACGACGCCGCGCGGCCTCCTGCGCTACATGGTCACCACGGCGGGGGAGCGGTTCGGGACGTCCCGCGTCACGCAGGGAGCGCAACGGAGCAGCCTCAGCCTCTACGAGACGGTGACCATCGCCAGCATCGTGCAGGCCGAGGCCGACACCGTGGAGGACATGGGCAAGGTGGCCCGGGTGATCCACAACCGTCTCGCCCGCGGCATGCCCCTGCAGATGGACTCGACGCTCAACTACGCCCTCGGCCGCTCCACCCTGGACACCTCGCACGCCGACACCCGCATCGACAGCCCCTACAACACCTACGTCGGCACGGGCCTGCCCCCCACGCCGATCGGCAACCCCGGCGAGCAGGCCGTGCACGCCGCGATCGACCCGCCACCCGGCGACTGGCTGTACTTCGTGACCGTCCGGCCCGGGGACACCCGCTTCACCGACGACTACGCCGAACAGCAGCGGAACGTCGAGGAGTTCAACGCCCACCGCCGCAGCGCCACCCCCTGA
- a CDS encoding ABC transporter ATP-binding protein, translated as MRIHAESTWTPPPHDPDQPPAQIRRILRLFRPYRGRLGFVGLLVGASSLVGVASPFLLREILDTAIPQGRTGLLTLLALGMILTAVVTSVFGVLQTLISTTVGQRVMHDLRTAVYAQLQRMPLAFFTRTRTGEVQSRIANDIGGMQATVTSTATSLVSNVTAVLATIVAMLALDWRLTVVSLLLLPVFVWISRRVGRERKAITTQRQKQMAAMAATVTESLSVSGILLGRTMGRADSLTRSFADESERLVDLEVRASMAGRWRMATITIVMAAMPALLYWAAGLALRAGGPTISIGTLVAFVTLQQGLLRPAVSLLSTGVQIQTSLALFQRIFEYLDLPVDITETERPVRLERIRGEIRFEDVAFHYDRGDEKSGPTLDGIDITVPAGSSLAVVGATGSGKSTLSYLVPRLYDVTDGRVTLDGVDVRELDFDTLARGVGVVSQETYLFHASVADNLRFARPDATDAEIEAAARAAQIHDHIASLPDGYDTLVGERGYRFSGGEKQRLAIARTILRDPPVLILDEATSALDTRTEQAVQQAIDALSAGRTTITIAHRLSTVRAADQIVVLDAGRIVERGSHAELLAKGGRYAALVHGDARMDTNGAHTAAPPPPWDGGAAAPDGASVRPASPRSGGHRRAGW; from the coding sequence ATGCGTATCCACGCCGAGTCCACCTGGACGCCACCACCCCACGACCCGGACCAGCCCCCGGCGCAGATCCGGCGCATCCTCCGGCTCTTCCGGCCGTACCGCGGTCGCCTGGGTTTCGTGGGCCTGCTCGTCGGCGCCTCCTCCCTGGTGGGGGTCGCCTCGCCGTTCCTGCTGCGCGAGATCCTCGACACCGCCATCCCCCAGGGCCGCACGGGGCTGCTGACCCTCCTCGCGCTCGGCATGATCCTCACCGCGGTGGTGACCAGCGTCTTCGGCGTCCTGCAGACACTGATCTCCACCACGGTCGGGCAGCGCGTCATGCACGACCTGCGCACCGCCGTCTACGCCCAGCTCCAGCGCATGCCGCTCGCCTTCTTCACCCGGACGCGGACGGGCGAGGTGCAGTCCCGCATCGCGAACGACATCGGCGGCATGCAGGCCACGGTCACGTCGACCGCGACGTCCCTCGTCTCCAACGTCACCGCCGTCCTCGCGACGATCGTCGCGATGCTCGCGCTGGACTGGCGGCTGACGGTCGTCTCGCTGCTGCTGCTGCCGGTCTTCGTGTGGATCAGCCGCCGGGTGGGTCGCGAGCGCAAGGCGATCACGACCCAGCGGCAGAAGCAGATGGCCGCGATGGCGGCGACGGTGACCGAATCGCTCTCCGTCAGCGGCATCCTGCTGGGCCGCACCATGGGCCGGGCGGACTCCCTGACCCGCTCCTTCGCCGACGAGTCCGAGCGCCTGGTCGACCTGGAGGTCCGCGCCTCCATGGCCGGCCGGTGGCGGATGGCGACCATCACCATCGTCATGGCCGCCATGCCCGCCCTGCTGTACTGGGCGGCCGGCCTGGCCCTGCGGGCCGGCGGGCCGACGATCTCCATCGGTACGCTCGTCGCCTTCGTCACGCTCCAGCAGGGACTGTTGCGCCCCGCCGTCAGCCTGCTCTCCACCGGCGTGCAGATCCAGACCTCGCTCGCGCTCTTCCAGCGGATCTTCGAGTACCTGGACCTGCCGGTCGACATCACCGAGACCGAGCGGCCCGTGCGCCTGGAGCGGATCCGCGGCGAGATCCGTTTCGAGGACGTCGCCTTCCACTACGACCGGGGCGACGAGAAGAGCGGCCCCACGCTCGACGGCATCGACATCACCGTTCCCGCGGGCAGCAGCCTCGCCGTGGTCGGCGCCACCGGCTCCGGCAAGTCCACCCTCAGCTACCTGGTGCCCCGGCTCTACGACGTCACCGACGGCCGCGTCACGCTCGACGGGGTCGACGTGCGCGAGCTCGACTTCGACACCCTCGCCCGCGGCGTGGGCGTCGTCTCCCAGGAGACGTACCTCTTCCACGCGTCCGTCGCCGACAACCTCCGCTTCGCCCGGCCGGACGCCACGGACGCCGAGATCGAGGCCGCGGCCAGGGCCGCGCAGATCCACGACCACATCGCCTCGCTGCCCGACGGCTACGACACCCTCGTCGGCGAGCGCGGCTACCGCTTCTCCGGCGGCGAGAAGCAGCGCCTCGCCATCGCCCGGACCATCCTGCGCGACCCGCCCGTCCTCATCCTCGACGAGGCGACGAGCGCCCTGGACACGCGCACCGAACAGGCCGTGCAGCAGGCGATCGACGCCCTCTCCGCCGGGCGGACCACCATCACCATCGCCCACCGGCTCTCCACGGTGCGGGCCGCCGACCAAATCGTCGTCCTCGACGCCGGCCGCATCGTCGAGCGCGGCAGCCACGCCGAGCTCCTCGCCAAGGGCGGCCGGTACGCCGCCCTCGTCCACGGCGACGCCCGCATGGACACGAACGGCGCGCACACGGCGGCGCCGCCGCCCCCCTGGGACGGGGGAGCGGCGGCGCCGGACGGAGCGAGCGTCAGACCAGCCAGCCCACGAAGTGGAGGACACCGGCGAGCAGGTTGGTGA
- a CDS encoding MarR family winged helix-turn-helix transcriptional regulator → MNAPDADGLLAEQLLRLTRRLHRSQKRQLEAVDIRITPAQSRLLRTVAHYESPPRMADLAERLEVVPRAVTSLVDGLEASGRVRRVPDPANRRVIRIELTSEGRATLRRLRSARRAAAEDVLAPLTTDQREVLGGLLSALVDGVSDQRC, encoded by the coding sequence ATGAACGCACCCGACGCCGACGGCCTCCTCGCCGAGCAGCTGCTGCGGCTGACCCGCCGGCTCCACCGCAGCCAGAAGCGGCAGTTGGAGGCCGTGGACATCCGCATCACCCCCGCCCAGTCGCGCCTCCTGCGGACGGTCGCGCACTACGAGTCGCCGCCGCGCATGGCCGACCTCGCCGAGCGCCTCGAGGTCGTGCCCCGGGCGGTGACCAGCCTGGTCGACGGGTTGGAGGCGAGCGGACGGGTGCGCCGCGTTCCCGACCCGGCCAACCGCCGGGTGATCAGGATCGAGCTCACCTCGGAGGGCCGCGCCACGCTGCGGCGGCTGAGGAGCGCGCGCCGGGCCGCCGCGGAGGACGTCCTGGCCCCCCTGACCACCGACCAGCGCGAGGTGCTCGGCGGGCTGCTGTCCGCCCTGGTCGACGGGGTGTCCGACCAGCGCTGCTGA
- a CDS encoding Gfo/Idh/MocA family protein, whose amino-acid sequence MSDSVPGDDAVPGGPRVPAAPSRRGVLRTTAGAAGAGLGLAALGGAPAAAAAPRPAGGTAAGPAEPAPPPRQGATMAGVPFERRSTVRVGIVGLGNRGDSMIDLFLAVPGTRVTAVCDPVREKAARAAAKVVAAGQPAPAVYTHGDGAYARLCERGDVDLVYVATPWELHFEMARTALLNGKHVGVECPVAMTLDELWALVDLSERTRRHCMQLENCCYGRNETRVLRMAHAGKFGELLHAAGAYHHDLRELLFSPTYYEGPWRRLWHTRLRGDLYPNHGFGPVANYLDVNRGDRVVGISSFGTPALGLAEYRAAHMPPDHPSRKESYVGSDRTVSMLRTAKGRVIRLEHDVSTPHPYSRVNSLGGTRGVFEDYPARVYVEPDHKDHQWGDFSVYAEEFDHWLWREHADPPGGHGGMDYLMVYRLTQVMRLGLVPDFDVYDAATWTAPVPLSHASIRAQGAPMAFPDFTRGEWRRPRPGVDSERPAEA is encoded by the coding sequence ATGAGCGACTCGGTTCCCGGCGACGACGCGGTGCCCGGTGGCCCCCGGGTCCCCGCCGCGCCCTCACGCCGCGGCGTGCTGCGGACCACGGCGGGCGCGGCGGGCGCCGGACTCGGCCTCGCCGCCCTCGGCGGCGCACCGGCCGCGGCGGCCGCCCCGCGCCCCGCCGGCGGGACGGCGGCGGGCCCGGCGGAGCCCGCGCCGCCACCCCGCCAGGGCGCCACGATGGCGGGCGTGCCGTTCGAGCGGCGCAGCACCGTACGGGTCGGGATCGTCGGGCTGGGGAACCGCGGCGACAGCATGATCGACCTGTTCCTCGCCGTCCCCGGCACGCGGGTCACCGCCGTCTGCGACCCGGTCCGGGAGAAGGCGGCCCGGGCGGCCGCCAAGGTGGTGGCCGCCGGGCAGCCGGCACCGGCGGTGTACACGCACGGGGACGGCGCCTACGCGCGGCTGTGCGAGCGCGGCGACGTCGACCTCGTGTACGTCGCCACCCCGTGGGAGCTCCACTTCGAGATGGCGCGGACCGCCCTGCTGAACGGCAAGCACGTCGGCGTCGAGTGCCCCGTGGCGATGACCCTGGACGAGCTGTGGGCCCTGGTCGACCTGTCGGAGCGGACGCGGCGCCACTGCATGCAGCTGGAGAACTGCTGCTACGGCAGGAACGAGACGCGCGTGCTGCGCATGGCGCACGCGGGGAAGTTCGGCGAGCTGCTGCACGCCGCCGGCGCGTACCACCACGACCTGCGCGAGCTGCTGTTCTCCCCGACGTACTACGAAGGGCCGTGGCGGCGGCTGTGGCACACCCGGCTGCGCGGTGACCTGTACCCGAACCACGGCTTCGGGCCCGTCGCCAACTACCTGGACGTCAACCGGGGCGACCGCGTGGTCGGCATCAGCAGCTTCGGCACGCCCGCCCTGGGGCTGGCCGAGTACCGGGCGGCCCACATGCCGCCGGACCACCCCAGCCGGAAGGAGTCCTACGTCGGGAGCGACCGCACCGTCAGCATGCTGCGGACCGCGAAGGGCCGGGTGATCCGGCTCGAGCACGACGTGTCCACGCCGCACCCGTACAGCCGGGTCAACAGCCTGGGCGGCACCCGCGGGGTCTTCGAGGACTACCCGGCCCGCGTCTACGTCGAGCCGGACCACAAGGACCACCAGTGGGGCGACTTCTCGGTCTACGCCGAGGAGTTCGACCACTGGCTGTGGCGGGAGCACGCCGACCCGCCGGGCGGGCACGGCGGCATGGACTACCTCATGGTGTACCGGCTGACGCAAGTCATGCGGCTGGGTCTCGTACCCGACTTCGACGTCTACGACGCCGCCACCTGGACGGCGCCGGTGCCGCTGAGCCACGCCTCGATCCGGGCCCAGGGCGCGCCCATGGCTTTCCCGGACTTCACCCGCGGCGAGTGGCGCCGTCCGCGGCCCGGGGTGGACTCGGAGCGCCCGGCCGAGGCGTAG